The stretch of DNA TGTGGGTACTAAGCAAACGTTGGTCTGGCATTATTTGAGGTGCGTGGTAGTTGAACATTTCAGCACACCGTGTGTCCAGTGCTACTTTATGCCGGGCAGTAGCCAGTAGGAGTGCAGAAGTATAAAAGATTCGCAAGTGGCAAAAGCCGGGGACAAAAATAGTTGACTTGACCTGGAGCTGGGAAAAACGCCGAGAGAGTCGTGTGCGtgtatatatgtgtatgtgtggCGTGGATCATTCGTTCACTTCACTCGAAACCAACAGCAGCACTTCAATGATCGACAGTGCTCTTGATAAGGATTAACCGATCGCGTCGTGCTCATGGATCattacccgccgccgcccgtgtaCGCAAGCGCGCCGCCCACCCCGGGCAACGGCAGCCTGGAGGCGAGCCACGTTGCCCtgtacccgccgccgccgccaccggcgctgGCGCGGGGCCTGCCCGTGAGCCACCAgcagctcggcgggggcgcTTCGGGCAGGGACAGCTGCGACGAGGGCCATGATCCGAGCGCGCTGCTCGTGGGGGCCATGCTGATCACGATGCTCGCCTTCCTGCTCGGCACCTTCATCCCCGGCGGCTACTGGCAGCAGGACACGccggcgtggagcggcggcaAGCGGGTGGTCTACCGCGCCGGCGACCCCATCATGCGCGACCTGCACCGGCCGAGGTACTGGGTGTTCCGGGCGGCGAGCTGGGTCGGGGTCGCGAGCTCGATGGTGCTCACGCTGAGCCTGCTCGTGCGGACGCCCGCGGGCTCGCGCCACGTGCAGTGGTCCTTCGTGGTCGCCTACTCCAGCCTGCTGCTCACCTTCGCGGTGTCGCAGACCAAGACGCACCTGTCGCTGGACATCATCGTCTGGCTCGCCGTCCTCGCCGTCTCCTGGCtcatcaccaccaccagcatACGCGGGGGCAACCGCGCCCGCATCATGAAGCTgctctgctgcggcggcggcggcgaaaacTGAACAAAACCTCAAAAAATTTCCTGGCTTGTTGTTGACGCGATGTTTGTGGCTTCTCTCAGCTAGTGAGCTCAGTGAAAATTATGGCCAGGAGAGAAGTTTTTGTGTGTGTTGTGAAATTCTATGTGCAAGATGGGTGATGTGGATTGAAACTCTGTCCTTGCTTCAGCGATGTACTGCATTTGTTGATGGATTGGCGTGCTTAGATAAGTGTGTAGCGAATAAAAAAGGTTCATGGGAATTCTCTGGTTTTGCAATTCCTCGACTCCTATACAGAGCACAGCtagatttcaaaaaaaatgctgCTATGTTTTATGAATTTATTGAAATGTACCTCAAAGACCAAAAACTGTTTGCATGCATTTGTCGATGATGTGCATACAAGTTGACAATTATCTAGTGAGTATTCACTAGACTGAACCACCTGAAAGTGGAACAACTAACACTTTTAAAGACTCCATACAAGTTGACTGCAAAGTAATGAAAAAGCAATTCTGCCAATTTGGAGAGCACCACCCTCTAGGCTTCTCATTTGCTTCTTTCGGTCCACAGACCTGAAAGGCCTCTTGTTACGGTGGTGTGGGCCAAGCGAGAAAATCGGATTGTACGGACGAGCCCACTGACCTTACCGGCCTGTTTAGGCGTCACTTTAAGGCCTTTTTTTTTGTAGGACTCGGCTCGGCCAGGCCGCAGGAACGCGCTGgccgcgtcttttttatttttgtattttttttaaaaaaaattacagaaatatatttttggttttaggttttacagttttgtactCCTACCGcctggcaggggggcggcaggggacctaccgcccggcagggaggTGGTAGGGatttatatgtaaataaaaataaatttaatttgtgcagaggtccttggaggaagcctgccgccccctgtcGACCGGTTGGCGTCACTTTAAGCCTTCTTTTTGTAGGACTCGGTTCGGCCAGGCCGCAGTTGGCGTCACTTTAAGGCCTTCTTTTTGTAGGACTCGGTTCGGCCAGGCCGCAGGAACGCGCTGGCCGGCTACTTACTGCTGCTGACCCGGGTAATCTTTTTGTTTcctgaaaaataaaaaacaaaactgAAAATCAATCGATCCCATGCCCCATTGTCCAATgcctttatttttattttcaaaataaagtACAGGCTGCTTACATACGCGCATGCAACTCTATCTATATGAGCATCTACAAATATCTAAGCTGGTAAATCCTCAACATTGAAGAAAAATACAGTACAGATGTAGATGCATATATACGCACATGCAACCCTATACGAGCACATCTAAATGACTAAGCTGGCAGATCCTTAAAATTCACGAAGTCACAATAGCGGACGTCCTATTATCCAATGCCTTTTATTTACTTTCAAGAAAAGCAGAGTTATCTccttttagaagaaaaaaaaactagagaaacAGTGGAGGATGCCGCGGGAAACTGTGAAGACTAGTCTGAGAAAGTGAAGAGAACCAGCAACCTTCCCCGGGCAGTGCCTTATGTAATTTTCCAGCCGGAACAGTGAGGAACACACATGAAAACGAAGTTGCCAACAGCGCCAGGGACGAGTGTGTCCTGGTCACTCTTACCAGACCCCATTCTTTATGTTTGGTAGAGATGTTGCTTTTACCATCTAGACCAGCCAGAGCAAGAAAATCCTTACCGGTTCCGTGTAGCAAAGGACATTGATTCTATTTAATGGGTAGTACAATATTTTTCAACCAGCACTGGCCATCTTCCACACAAGTTAATGTTGATCCTAACCACTTTTGTAACACATGTTATGTGCTCGACCATTTACGTCACATGTATGACGATAAACTACTGAATAAATCTTTCTTCGGTAGGTATCTCGGTGCTTGGCAAATAGGCTAGTAGGCGACATGGGTCGCTATGATTTGATGGAATTGTTGGGATCCCAGCTTTTTAGACACCCAAACAGGGAGTGAACAGTATGAAATCGGCGATGAAGATATGTACTTAATTCTCCAGCAATAATCAGAAAATTCAACCATTTACACTGTGGAGGGAGGGGGCTATTTCAtagccctcggccaggttttccCAAATTGCCCACTTCCAACTCATTTATAGCTCACTTACAGCCGGTTTCAAGGTAAAATTACAGGGTGAGAgatgtacaaatccgaccttctcacgtattcacgttttacacgcACGCCTACACCCGCCGAAGGGTTTCGAGTCCTTCGGGGTACTTCGGAGGTCGCACCCCCCGAATGCTCCGTCTTCAAGCGATCAGCCGTCACCTTCGGCCGCACGAAGATGGGATCCTTCATTTGTCGGCGGCGAAGGTCTTGATCTTTAAGTTTGTGCCTCTGAGTAGCCACTTGTCACCTTCGGCCTGCAGACGGTGCGATCGACTGTCTCTTTCGGTCTCCCGAAGGTGATTCCTTCGAAGCTCCACATGTTGCGGGCCTCAGGTTGTGCTCCTGAGTGTTCGGCCCTCACCTTCGGTCCCGAAGGTGAGCTTCTCGGTCCCCGGTGTCTCTGTTGGCACCGAGCATCCTTCGTGCGCACTTGTTACTCGACACCGGAGTCCTGCAGACAGGTTAGGAGATGTTTTCGAGGTTAGAATTATCCTCGGGAGCATTCCCGACGATTCAATCCCCAGCAGAAATCCGGAAAAAAAACTCCATCCCCGGTGGACTCGAGCAGCGCGACGCGGACAGCGACGGCGAGCAAAAACGACCGCATCAACCTCCCCCGGGCTGCCTCCGCTCAGGTCCGGTGCGCAGCCTCTTCTATGCGCGGCCACTGCTACTTTTCTCTGCACACGATGACGATGAGTCGATGACACGGCCAAGCTCGGCCGCCGTGCCTACACGGCTACACCTACCGCTCCCTCGCCGTAGCCACCGACGCTGACCTTTCCACGGGGAACCACACCATGCAGGGCATCCAGGACCAGATCACC from Panicum virgatum strain AP13 chromosome 9K, P.virgatum_v5, whole genome shotgun sequence encodes:
- the LOC120652968 gene encoding uncharacterized protein LOC120652968; translation: MDHYPPPPVYASAPPTPGNGSLEASHVALYPPPPPPALARGLPVSHQQLGGGASGRDSCDEGHDPSALLVGAMLITMLAFLLGTFIPGGYWQQDTPAWSGGKRVVYRAGDPIMRDLHRPRYWVFRAASWVGVASSMVLTLSLLVRTPAGSRHVQWSFVVAYSSLLLTFAVSQTKTHLSLDIIVWLAVLAVSWLITTTSIRGGNRARIMKLLCCGGGGEN